A genome region from Spirochaetae bacterium HGW-Spirochaetae-1 includes the following:
- a CDS encoding two-component system response regulator: protein MIFISMKDKKDKYIILAVDDQPSNLQLVENILGDRFDLIFRKDARSALEVLKREKVDLILLDYMMPEMDGLQFLQVQMDGEALRNIPTIFLTAADDESVLQEAFSLGAFDYIAKPFRKIDLVARINSALQLAKERQRIKEQNIELIRHRNHLQELVEEATLEIKERELEIIHRLVTTVEFRDTETANHIKRMARYSKLIAQKILPHDTERINLIYLAAPMHDVGKIGISDNILLKPGSLSEDEKDVMKMHSRIGYAIMKGSPSALIQTGAMIALTHHERWDGDGYPDGLTGEDIPLEGRIVAVADVFDAMTSNRVYHGAASIEEAIETIGRESSRHFDPKCVEAFLDQIDAVRRIKAEYGEF from the coding sequence TTGATCTTTATATCAATGAAAGACAAGAAAGACAAATATATAATTCTCGCGGTGGATGACCAGCCGTCGAATCTCCAGCTTGTTGAAAACATTCTCGGAGACAGGTTTGATCTTATATTCAGGAAAGATGCCCGGTCGGCCCTGGAGGTCCTGAAAAGAGAAAAGGTCGATCTCATTCTCCTTGATTATATGATGCCTGAAATGGATGGACTGCAGTTTTTACAGGTCCAGATGGACGGCGAAGCCCTGCGGAATATTCCCACTATCTTTCTCACGGCAGCCGATGATGAATCGGTCCTGCAGGAGGCCTTTTCTCTGGGTGCCTTTGATTATATTGCTAAACCCTTCAGAAAAATCGATCTCGTCGCGAGAATAAATTCCGCCCTGCAGCTGGCCAAGGAGCGGCAACGGATAAAGGAACAGAATATTGAACTGATACGGCATCGCAATCATCTTCAGGAACTGGTTGAGGAGGCCACCCTGGAAATAAAGGAAAGAGAGCTGGAAATAATACACCGGCTTGTCACCACCGTGGAATTCAGGGATACGGAAACGGCGAATCATATCAAGCGCATGGCACGTTATTCAAAACTCATTGCCCAGAAGATTCTTCCCCATGATACGGAAAGAATCAATCTCATTTACCTGGCGGCCCCCATGCATGATGTGGGCAAAATCGGTATCTCCGACAATATCCTGCTCAAGCCGGGGTCCCTGTCCGAGGATGAAAAGGATGTGATGAAGATGCATTCCCGTATCGGCTATGCTATCATGAAGGGCAGCCCCTCGGCGCTGATACAGACCGGTGCCATGATAGCCCTGACTCATCACGAAAGATGGGACGGGGACGGGTATCCCGATGGTCTGACCGGTGAGGATATTCCCCTGGAAGGCCGAATTGTCGCCGTTGCAGATGTATTTGATGCCATGACGTCGAACCGGGTATACCACGGTGCGGCCTCGATTGAAGAGGCGATTGAAACCATCGGGAGGGAATCGTCACGGCATTTTGACCCAAAATGTGTTGAAGCCTTTCTTGACCAGATCGATGCGGTCAGGCGCATAAAGGCTGAATATGGTGAATTCTGA
- a CDS encoding endoflagellar basal body-associated protein has product MGDDERDDIIEEEGAAPEEPAGSGATSKIVKILLYVAGGILLIVLVTGISYLVSKNVQESNYEKSQDIVAAPPPPPLNTYELPSFSKTTADTEPHFIKMQISLAYEMNVELNNELVNRKDEIQHIINILLQGKKYEDLDSVSDAVELAEEIKAHINVRLISGKIKEVYFKEFVVN; this is encoded by the coding sequence ATGGGCGACGATGAAAGGGATGATATAATTGAAGAGGAGGGGGCTGCTCCTGAAGAACCGGCAGGGTCCGGTGCCACCTCTAAAATCGTTAAAATACTGCTCTATGTGGCAGGAGGCATATTGCTCATTGTCCTGGTTACCGGTATATCCTATCTGGTGTCGAAGAATGTTCAGGAAAGCAATTATGAAAAAAGTCAGGATATCGTAGCGGCTCCGCCGCCTCCGCCCCTGAATACCTATGAGCTTCCTTCATTCTCAAAAACGACGGCGGACACTGAACCTCATTTTATCAAAATGCAGATTTCATTGGCTTATGAAATGAATGTGGAGCTGAATAACGAACTGGTAAACCGGAAGGATGAAATTCAGCACATTATCAACATACTCCTTCAGGGGAAAAAATATGAAGATTTGGACTCGGTGAGCGATGCAGTGGAATTGGCCGAGGAAATTAAAGCTCATATAAACGTGAGGCTTATTTCAGGGAAAATTAAGGAAGTATATTTTAAGGAGTTTGTCGTAAATTAA
- the fliN gene encoding flagellar motor switch protein FliN, translating to MEDAMGDGSLSQDEIDALLQGADDIGTIPGTSPSMDFGGSSGMFSGMEQNSVRDLLNGIVGSVAPSLAGYLGGKNLVITNAVVEGKNRDAIMGEFPSRYVQVAMDYSGVVSGKNLVIFNLADAGSISSLMMGDESGVAPAEMTEAHQSTIQEFTNQLLSSIATQLGNRLGGGIGTTPAVLSMVRNAKELQLPPGDLVKITYDIIIEGVVNSKLYHIMDANLASSMSRGGGMQTQSMGPPQTYQQQASQVGISPVKFPPLDEGISQSAVGDISLLLDVPMTLTVELGRTSKLVQEILGLGEGSIIELDKLAGEPVDLLVNGKLIAKGEVVVIDENFGVRVTDIVSPDERLTGMRP from the coding sequence GTGGAGGATGCTATGGGTGACGGCTCATTATCACAAGACGAAATTGATGCCCTGTTGCAGGGTGCCGACGATATAGGAACGATTCCAGGGACTTCCCCCTCCATGGATTTTGGAGGATCATCGGGGATGTTTTCCGGCATGGAACAGAATTCCGTCAGGGACCTGCTTAACGGCATCGTCGGTTCTGTGGCACCTTCGCTGGCCGGTTACCTGGGAGGCAAAAACCTGGTCATCACCAATGCGGTGGTGGAGGGGAAAAATCGCGATGCTATCATGGGAGAATTTCCTTCCCGGTACGTTCAGGTCGCAATGGATTACAGCGGCGTTGTAAGCGGAAAGAACCTTGTCATATTCAATCTCGCCGATGCAGGATCCATATCCTCTCTCATGATGGGTGATGAGTCCGGTGTAGCTCCGGCAGAGATGACCGAGGCGCATCAGAGCACGATCCAGGAGTTCACTAACCAGCTTCTTTCATCAATCGCAACACAGCTGGGCAACCGTCTGGGGGGCGGGATCGGTACGACACCGGCAGTGCTTTCCATGGTGCGGAATGCCAAAGAGTTGCAGCTGCCTCCGGGCGATCTGGTTAAAATCACATACGATATTATAATTGAAGGCGTTGTCAATTCTAAGCTGTATCATATAATGGACGCTAATCTGGCTTCCTCCATGTCACGGGGAGGAGGAATGCAGACCCAGTCCATGGGACCACCCCAGACATATCAGCAGCAGGCTTCCCAGGTGGGCATAAGCCCGGTGAAGTTTCCGCCTCTCGATGAAGGGATATCGCAGAGCGCTGTCGGTGATATATCTCTGCTGCTCGACGTTCCCATGACGCTCACCGTGGAGTTGGGTAGAACATCCAAACTGGTACAGGAAATACTGGGCCTTGGTGAAGGTTCCATCATCGAGCTTGATAAACTGGCCGGTGAGCCTGTCGACCTCCTGGTTAACGGAAAGCTCATTGCAAAGGGAGAGGTTGTTGTAATAGACGAGAATTTCGGTGTCAGGGTAACGGATATCGTAAGTCCCGATGAACGTCTGACCGGAATGAGGCCCTAG
- a CDS encoding adenylate kinase has product MNLILLGAPGSGKGTVSKLLVEKFGLVQISTGDILRGAVKAGTPIGKKAQEYMTRGDLVPDSVIMGIMEERLQESDCKKGFILDGFPRTIPQAEDLNKLLLKLSIKLDLVVNLEVPEAELLKRLTSRRTCSNSSCQAIYNVISNPTKVEGVCDKCGSPTIQRDDETETAIKHRLKTYDEKTAPLIGFYKNEDYFISADSTESKTVYDEIVKKMK; this is encoded by the coding sequence ATGAATCTTATATTGTTGGGAGCTCCCGGGTCCGGAAAGGGCACGGTTTCAAAATTATTGGTGGAAAAATTCGGTCTCGTCCAGATTTCAACGGGCGATATTCTCAGGGGCGCCGTTAAGGCCGGTACACCTATTGGGAAAAAGGCACAGGAGTACATGACAAGAGGAGACCTTGTTCCCGATTCCGTTATCATGGGTATTATGGAAGAGCGTCTTCAGGAAAGCGACTGTAAAAAGGGATTCATTCTTGACGGGTTTCCACGGACAATTCCTCAGGCTGAGGATCTGAACAAACTCCTGTTAAAGCTTTCCATTAAACTTGACCTTGTCGTCAATCTCGAGGTTCCCGAGGCCGAGCTTCTCAAGAGGCTCACCAGCCGGAGAACATGCTCCAATTCATCGTGCCAGGCCATTTACAATGTCATATCCAATCCTACGAAGGTAGAGGGAGTGTGTGATAAATGCGGCAGTCCCACCATCCAGAGGGATGATGAAACCGAAACCGCCATCAAACACAGGCTGAAAACCTACGATGAAAAAACAGCACCGCTTATCGGTTTTTACAAGAATGAAGATTATTTTATCTCCGCGGACTCAACGGAAAGTAAAACAGTCTACGATGAAATCGTAAAAAAAATGAAATAA
- a CDS encoding DNA polymerase III subunit gamma/tau (catalyzes the DNA-template-directed extension of the 3'-end of a DNA strand; the tau chain serves as a scaffold to help in the dimerizaton of the alpha,epsilon and theta core complex; the gamma chain seems to interact with the delta and delta' subunits to transfer the beta subunit on the DNA) — MAYQVIARKWRPQKFDDVVFQDHISKTLQNSIRNGRISHAYLFSGPRGVGKTTMARILAKALDCVNGPTDTPCGVCENCIEIKNGTSFDVIEIDGASNNGVEDVRQLRENVNFAPVKGKYKVYIIDEVHMVTTQAFNALLKTLEEPPPHVVFIFATTEYHKIPETILSRCQKFFFKKIPAEPIVEHLKHIAKQEGYTISDNALYPIARAADGAMRDAQSLLDQVISFSQQSGGAIDICEEDALTVLGIVTIDSFTAQLKNIAGDNALAIMQEVERVVTMGVDIPRYVAGFIDVLRSLRLVKNGVSMQGLLGLSDEEAALIKSLSGLFHDEEMSQIFRIAVELQSDLKYANNERVNLEMALLDMLAVKRNPSLAELLRKMQDVKAADSVGAASASPRAAASARPEKKTKPAPENKDIAEESDVRDAWSDFMKGIIGEKQFLHDILKPASIHLEGRTLHIIYPANEDNSYYTRILDTEKRNVVKEGMSRRLGVDLNISVGVAVSGTADPKPGAAKAAENNNGGTGTGQGREGISEPASPIPDAVMMKNPEVEGVEGNNPTIEKIKDLFHGQIIEKKGE; from the coding sequence ATGGCATATCAAGTAATTGCCAGAAAATGGCGACCCCAAAAGTTCGATGATGTCGTTTTCCAGGATCATATCTCCAAGACCCTGCAAAACAGCATCCGCAATGGCCGGATTTCACACGCATATCTTTTTTCCGGCCCCCGCGGCGTGGGAAAGACTACCATGGCTAGAATCCTGGCCAAGGCACTGGACTGCGTCAACGGTCCCACCGATACCCCTTGCGGTGTCTGTGAAAACTGTATTGAAATCAAAAACGGGACCTCCTTTGATGTCATAGAAATAGACGGTGCCTCCAATAACGGTGTGGAGGATGTGCGTCAGCTGCGGGAAAATGTGAATTTTGCCCCGGTAAAAGGCAAATACAAGGTCTATATAATAGATGAAGTGCATATGGTCACCACGCAGGCCTTCAATGCCCTGCTAAAGACCCTGGAAGAGCCGCCGCCCCACGTAGTTTTTATTTTCGCCACCACGGAGTATCATAAAATACCGGAAACTATCCTGTCACGCTGCCAGAAATTTTTCTTCAAAAAAATACCGGCTGAACCCATTGTGGAGCACCTCAAGCACATAGCGAAGCAGGAGGGCTACACCATATCGGACAATGCCCTGTACCCTATCGCCCGCGCAGCCGACGGCGCCATGCGCGACGCCCAGTCCCTGCTTGACCAGGTCATTTCATTTTCCCAGCAGAGCGGGGGCGCCATCGATATCTGCGAAGAGGACGCACTGACCGTACTTGGTATAGTGACCATAGATAGTTTTACGGCCCAGCTGAAAAATATCGCCGGAGACAATGCCCTGGCCATCATGCAGGAAGTGGAGCGCGTGGTTACCATGGGCGTCGACATACCGAGATATGTGGCGGGATTCATTGATGTCCTGCGGTCACTGCGTCTGGTGAAAAACGGCGTTTCCATGCAGGGGCTTCTGGGTCTGTCCGATGAGGAAGCGGCCCTGATAAAATCCCTGTCGGGACTTTTTCATGATGAAGAGATGAGCCAGATATTCCGCATCGCCGTGGAGCTCCAGTCGGACCTCAAATATGCTAATAACGAACGGGTCAACCTGGAAATGGCCCTTCTGGATATGCTTGCCGTGAAGAGAAACCCATCTCTTGCGGAACTGCTGAGGAAGATGCAGGATGTTAAAGCGGCAGACTCCGTCGGTGCCGCATCTGCTTCTCCGCGTGCGGCGGCGTCGGCCCGTCCTGAAAAAAAAACCAAGCCGGCCCCTGAAAATAAAGACATTGCGGAAGAATCCGATGTCCGTGATGCCTGGAGCGACTTTATGAAGGGGATCATAGGCGAAAAGCAGTTTTTGCATGATATTCTCAAGCCGGCATCGATACATCTTGAGGGAAGAACACTGCATATTATTTATCCTGCGAACGAGGATAATTCTTATTATACACGTATTCTTGATACGGAAAAAAGGAATGTCGTAAAAGAGGGCATGTCCCGGAGACTCGGCGTTGACCTGAATATCAGTGTCGGTGTTGCCGTTTCCGGCACTGCAGACCCGAAGCCCGGCGCCGCAAAGGCTGCGGAAAACAATAATGGCGGTACGGGAACCGGGCAGGGCAGGGAAGGTATATCGGAGCCGGCATCCCCCATTCCCGACGCGGTAATGATGAAAAATCCCGAAGTTGAAGGTGTGGAAGGGAATAATCCTACCATTGAGAAGATAAAAGACCTGTTCCATGGTCAGATAATAGAAAAAAAAGGAGAATGA
- the tsaB gene encoding tRNA (adenosine(37)-N6)-threonylcarbamoyltransferase complex dimerization subunit type 1 TsaB: MNILIFDTATPLEFIILGREADVFMHHETVDRTHSATIFQNMKKLLNEARIDLSSIDLIAAGIGPGSFTGIRIAVTTARMLAQILNIPLLGIKTHELYASSVPASPGEQILIAFDARKKRVFGALYGHGEQPGETVELVPPGDYGMEELLQKADPAARTWCAGDGIVPYGAIVDEILKNHRHLDNFIPSGGAILELVLKKYKTGGNKAHYSTIHPFYARKSDAETARGK; this comes from the coding sequence TTGAATATCCTGATCTTTGATACGGCAACACCGCTGGAATTCATCATTCTCGGCAGGGAAGCTGATGTCTTCATGCACCATGAAACAGTGGATAGAACTCATTCCGCCACCATTTTCCAGAACATGAAAAAGCTGCTGAACGAGGCCCGCATTGACCTGAGCAGCATCGATCTCATCGCCGCCGGTATCGGGCCAGGCTCATTCACGGGTATCCGCATTGCCGTAACAACGGCAAGGATGCTGGCCCAGATTTTGAATATCCCGCTCCTCGGGATAAAGACCCACGAGCTCTATGCCTCCTCGGTGCCGGCATCGCCGGGAGAGCAGATTCTTATCGCCTTCGATGCCAGAAAAAAACGAGTGTTCGGAGCCCTGTACGGGCACGGCGAGCAGCCCGGGGAAACGGTGGAGCTGGTTCCGCCCGGCGATTACGGCATGGAAGAGCTTCTGCAAAAGGCCGATCCTGCCGCGCGTACATGGTGTGCCGGAGACGGGATCGTCCCCTACGGCGCAATCGTCGATGAAATTCTGAAAAATCACCGGCACCTGGATAATTTTATTCCTTCAGGCGGCGCTATCCTCGAATTGGTATTAAAAAAATATAAAACCGGGGGAAATAAGGCCCACTATTCAACAATCCATCCTTTTTATGCAAGAAAATCCGATGCGGAAACGGCGCGGGGGAAATAA
- a CDS encoding flagellar protein, translating to MITLHKFNGEIFTLNASHIETVEEKPDTVITLVNDRKYLVKESMEEVLQKTIEYFSKLHVGAGTLSIERLDRGKDR from the coding sequence GTGATTACTCTTCATAAATTTAACGGTGAAATTTTTACGCTTAATGCGTCGCACATCGAAACCGTGGAGGAAAAACCCGATACCGTCATCACACTGGTGAATGACAGAAAGTACCTCGTAAAGGAATCCATGGAAGAGGTATTGCAGAAAACGATTGAATACTTTTCCAAACTGCATGTGGGTGCAGGCACCCTGAGCATTGAAAGGCTGGATAGGGGCAAAGACCGCTGA
- a CDS encoding nucleoid-associated protein, YbaB/EbfC family, protein MSMLKGLGDMGNLMKLQREMKNIQKKLQKTRMEGKSSDGSVKASVNGEFSLLDITIDPAMVSQGDAKKIEKMVVSAVNNAVENMKKESAAEMAKLTGGLNIPGLG, encoded by the coding sequence ATGAGTATGCTGAAAGGTCTTGGAGATATGGGAAACCTGATGAAACTGCAGAGAGAAATGAAAAATATTCAGAAAAAACTGCAAAAGACCCGGATGGAGGGAAAGTCCAGCGATGGTTCCGTCAAAGCCAGCGTGAACGGTGAATTCAGCCTGCTCGATATCACCATCGATCCGGCAATGGTTTCCCAGGGAGATGCAAAAAAAATAGAGAAGATGGTGGTCTCCGCCGTCAATAATGCCGTTGAAAACATGAAAAAGGAATCGGCTGCTGAAATGGCCAAACTTACGGGCGGCCTTAATATTCCGGGACTGGGCTGA
- a CDS encoding ribosome biogenesis GTPase Der, which yields MSGKLPIVTIVGRRNVGKSTLFNALIKEKKAIVDAHAGLTRDVLYYNVHYNDCSFILSDTPGLDLPDLSELSAPILDNARRHLERSSAIILLLEDPAPDSFDWDLAKLVRKMSIPSIVAVNKMDNNEKMANVANFYELGFKEIIPISALQRYNLPLLLDRVTELLPMKKTAVREPDITISIVGRPNSGKSTLLNAFMGYERSVVSEIPGTTRDSVDDYFTFHEKLVKVVDTAGIRKKSKMTENIEYYSFTRTIDSIKGSDIVIHVMDAEIGLSETDKKIFDEIQNVGKPVIFAVNKWDTIPKDDKTFDAFKDKLIFKFYRADDFPIISISAKNKVRINKILQTAIQLKEKAGKRIDTPTLNKVIARLQSAGRLPQLGHKIRIYYAAQIHTIPPQFKFFVNNAALFRKDVVRYFEKSLQKEFDMEGIPVIIHIEGKKRQKTKK from the coding sequence ATGAGCGGCAAATTACCTATTGTCACAATCGTCGGAAGAAGAAACGTGGGCAAGTCCACTCTCTTCAATGCTCTCATCAAGGAGAAGAAGGCCATCGTCGACGCCCATGCGGGACTCACCCGCGATGTGCTGTACTACAATGTCCACTACAATGATTGTTCCTTCATACTCTCCGACACTCCCGGCCTCGACCTTCCGGACCTGTCGGAACTGTCGGCGCCCATCCTGGATAACGCGCGCAGGCACCTGGAACGGTCGTCGGCCATCATACTGCTCCTGGAAGACCCGGCACCGGACTCCTTCGACTGGGACCTGGCCAAGCTGGTGCGCAAAATGTCCATCCCCTCAATTGTGGCCGTCAATAAAATGGATAACAACGAGAAGATGGCCAATGTAGCGAACTTCTACGAGCTGGGTTTCAAGGAAATAATTCCCATCTCGGCGCTTCAGCGTTACAATCTCCCCCTGCTGCTGGACAGAGTAACGGAACTGCTTCCCATGAAAAAAACCGCTGTAAGGGAACCCGACATCACCATTTCCATCGTGGGACGCCCTAATTCGGGCAAATCCACCCTTCTCAATGCCTTTATGGGCTACGAAAGGTCCGTTGTTTCCGAAATTCCCGGCACTACACGCGATTCCGTGGATGATTATTTCACTTTTCATGAGAAGCTGGTAAAGGTGGTCGATACGGCCGGCATCAGAAAAAAAAGCAAAATGACTGAAAACATTGAATATTATTCATTCACCAGGACTATTGACTCAATAAAAGGGAGCGATATCGTCATCCATGTCATGGACGCCGAGATCGGGCTCTCGGAAACCGATAAAAAAATCTTCGACGAGATCCAGAATGTGGGAAAACCCGTTATTTTTGCCGTAAATAAATGGGACACCATACCAAAAGATGATAAAACCTTCGACGCATTCAAGGATAAACTGATTTTTAAATTCTACCGTGCCGATGATTTCCCCATCATTTCCATCTCCGCGAAAAACAAGGTACGCATAAACAAAATTCTACAGACGGCCATACAGCTGAAAGAAAAGGCCGGAAAGCGGATAGACACACCTACGCTGAACAAGGTAATTGCCCGACTCCAGAGTGCAGGCAGGTTACCGCAACTGGGACACAAGATCAGGATATATTATGCGGCCCAGATACATACCATACCGCCTCAATTCAAGTTTTTTGTGAACAATGCCGCTCTTTTCAGGAAGGATGTAGTGCGTTATTTCGAAAAATCACTGCAGAAAGAGTTCGACATGGAAGGAATTCCCGTCATCATTCATATTGAAGGGAAAAAAAGGCAGAAAACAAAAAAATAA
- the fliQ gene encoding flagellar biosynthetic protein FliQ has protein sequence MTDIMVIKILRESLMTTLIVSAPIMGIGMIVGLIVAIFQTTTSIQEQTLTFVPKIIAIFAALLIFASWMIRTLVNYTYNVFEMIGKMGGG, from the coding sequence ATGACAGATATAATGGTAATAAAAATACTGCGTGAATCCTTGATGACGACATTGATCGTGTCGGCACCCATAATGGGAATAGGAATGATAGTAGGTCTTATCGTGGCGATATTTCAGACAACCACTTCAATACAGGAACAGACGCTGACCTTTGTTCCTAAGATTATAGCCATTTTTGCCGCATTGCTCATTTTCGCCTCGTGGATGATACGAACGCTCGTGAACTATACATACAATGTTTTTGAGATGATAGGGAAAATGGGCGGGGGGTGA
- a CDS encoding tRNA (adenosine(37)-N6)-threonylcarbamoyltransferase complex ATPase subunit type 1 TsaE produces the protein MKKETIVTHSAEETLEFFREIGRQAKKGDVFALHGNLGAGKTIIAKGIALGMGIEDDITSPTFTLLESYEGPLPLHHFDLYRIERDDEFDNLFFEEYWEGDGVAVIEWAGNAGNRLPENSHRIFIDYIDENTRSITIEYPDL, from the coding sequence ATGAAAAAAGAGACCATCGTCACCCATTCAGCGGAGGAAACCCTTGAATTTTTCCGCGAAATCGGCAGACAGGCAAAAAAAGGCGATGTATTCGCCCTGCATGGCAATCTGGGCGCAGGAAAAACAATTATCGCCAAGGGCATCGCCCTGGGCATGGGCATCGAGGATGATATCACCAGCCCGACTTTCACACTGCTGGAATCCTATGAAGGGCCACTGCCCCTGCATCATTTTGATCTTTACCGCATCGAACGCGATGACGAATTCGACAATCTCTTCTTTGAGGAATACTGGGAAGGAGACGGCGTGGCCGTGATCGAATGGGCGGGAAACGCGGGAAACAGGCTGCCGGAAAATTCCCACAGAATCTTCATTGATTACATCGACGAGAATACCAGGAGCATAACCATTGAATATCCTGATCTTTGA
- a CDS encoding recombination protein RecR — MDHPSRYLESLTREFSRLPGIGVKSASRLAFHILKMSHDDVSNLVRAMLEVKEHITACRICGGIADSDVCSICSDRDRDSHTICIVENARDVLTIEGTNEFHGLYHVLMGVISPLDGIGPDELNISSLLDRYSAKPVQEMILALNPTVEGDATALYLAGILMPLGVRVTRIAHGLPVGSDLEFADSATIVKSFRGRVAM, encoded by the coding sequence ATGGATCACCCCTCACGGTATCTTGAGTCCCTTACGAGGGAATTTTCCAGGCTGCCGGGAATCGGCGTAAAAAGCGCATCGCGCCTGGCCTTTCACATTCTCAAGATGAGCCATGATGATGTCAGTAATCTTGTCAGGGCAATGCTCGAGGTAAAGGAGCATATCACGGCGTGCAGGATATGCGGGGGGATTGCCGACAGTGATGTCTGTTCCATCTGCTCCGACCGGGACCGCGACTCGCATACAATCTGTATCGTGGAGAATGCCAGGGATGTGCTTACGATCGAAGGGACCAATGAATTCCACGGCCTTTACCATGTTCTCATGGGCGTCATTTCACCGCTGGACGGCATCGGGCCCGATGAACTCAATATATCCTCGCTGCTGGACCGATACTCAGCGAAGCCGGTACAGGAGATGATTCTGGCCCTGAATCCCACCGTGGAGGGGGATGCTACGGCCCTGTACCTGGCCGGGATTCTCATGCCCCTGGGTGTCCGGGTTACCAGGATAGCCCACGGTCTGCCCGTGGGTTCGGATCTTGAGTTCGCTGATAGCGCCACCATCGTCAAGTCCTTCCGGGGACGCGTGGCCATGTAA
- the fliP gene encoding flagellar biosynthetic protein FliP yields MAMNKKYLLIIMLALLFVPVLVHAQNAGGVRMPIPKIAFDIEEAGSPKDVALSLQVLFLLTILTLAPSIILMTTAFTRVVIVLDFVKRALSLQQMPPNQVIVGLSLFLTFFIMAPTFTEINDTALQPYLNGKINNTQFFDKGMKPLRGFMFRQTREKDIALFIKLAKIEKPKNKEDVPSFCLIPAFMISELKRAFEIGVYLFIPFIVIDMIVASALMAMGMIMLPPVMISLPFKIILFILVDGWNLLVYELVRSFR; encoded by the coding sequence ATGGCGATGAATAAAAAATACCTGTTGATAATCATGCTGGCGCTTTTGTTTGTGCCGGTGCTTGTTCATGCACAGAATGCCGGCGGAGTCCGCATGCCCATACCCAAAATCGCCTTTGACATAGAAGAGGCAGGGTCCCCGAAAGATGTTGCACTAAGCCTCCAGGTTCTGTTCCTCCTGACCATATTGACGCTGGCACCATCCATCATTCTCATGACCACGGCCTTTACGCGGGTCGTTATCGTGCTGGATTTTGTTAAAAGGGCACTTTCCCTTCAGCAGATGCCGCCTAACCAGGTGATAGTCGGTCTGTCGCTCTTTCTTACTTTTTTTATTATGGCTCCCACTTTTACGGAAATTAATGATACGGCCCTGCAGCCCTATCTTAACGGCAAAATAAACAACACCCAATTTTTTGACAAAGGCATGAAGCCTCTGAGGGGGTTCATGTTCAGGCAGACCAGGGAAAAGGATATTGCGCTTTTTATAAAGCTGGCCAAGATCGAGAAGCCCAAGAACAAGGAAGATGTGCCGTCATTTTGCCTGATTCCGGCATTTATGATCAGCGAGCTTAAACGCGCCTTTGAAATCGGTGTGTATTTATTTATTCCCTTTATCGTTATCGACATGATAGTGGCAAGCGCTTTAATGGCCATGGGTATGATAATGCTGCCCCCGGTTATGATATCGCTGCCTTTCAAGATCATTCTTTTTATTCTTGTGGACGGCTGGAATCTGCTTGTCTATGAATTGGTACGGTCTTTCAGATAA